The Misgurnus anguillicaudatus chromosome 21, ASM2758022v2, whole genome shotgun sequence genome includes a window with the following:
- the gtf2a2 gene encoding transcription initiation factor IIA subunit 2 encodes MAYQLYRNTTLGNSLQESLDELIQTQQITPQLALQVLLQFDKAINTALANRVRNRVNFRGSLNTYRFCDNVWTFVLNDVEFREVTDLVKVDKVKIVACDGKNTGSNAAE; translated from the exons ATGGCATATCAGCTTTACAGAAACACGACACTTGGGAACAGTCTACAGGAGAGCCTCGATGAACTAATTCAG ACCCAACAGATTACTCCACAGTTAGCCCTCCAAGTGCTCTTACAGTTTGATAAAGCTATCAACACAGCTCTGGCCAACCGGGTCCGCAACAGAGTCAATTTTAGG GGATCACTGAACACATACAGATTCTGCGATAACGTTTGgacatttgttttaaatgatgttgAGTTTCGAGAAGTGACTGACCTGGTCAAGGTGGACAAAGTAAAAATTGTAGCATGTGATGGCAAAA ACACTGGTTCTAATGCAGCTGAGTGA
- the foxb1b gene encoding forkhead box protein B1b gives MPRPGRNTYSDQKPPYSYISLTAMAIQSCPEKMLPLNEIYKFIMDRFPYYRENTQRWQNSLRHNLSFNDCFIKIPRRPDQPGKGSFWALHPRCGDMFENGSFLRRRKRFKVMITSEHLQKPTEAAHYLQQQAKLRLTALGTHLPQMTGYNLSVSQPSTFKHPFAIENIIARDYKMPGSLAFSTMQTMSTGYQIHNQLSTAWPHMYSSNVIDTMSSAEYSTAYGVPLKSLSHGTQSLPAIPVPIKPTPSSALHAHLPAFLSGTPQSLSPTSPQTATSQSSPVTPSPTSLIHSVAVHCQEVT, from the coding sequence ATGCCTCGTCCTGGAAGAAACACGTACAGCGATCAGAAGCCGCCGTATTCCTACATTTCTCTAACCGCTATGGCCATTCAGAGTTGCCCTGAGAAGATGCTCCCGCTCAATGAAATCTACAAGTTCATCATGGACAGATTTCCTTATTACCGAGAAAACACGCAGCGCTGGCAAAACTCCTTGCGCCATAACCTTTCCTTCAACGACTGCTTCATAAAGATCCCGCGGAGACCCGACCAGCCAGGGAAAGGCAGTTTCTGGGCTCTGCATCCCAGGTGCGGTGACATGTTTGAAAACGGGAGCTTCTTAAGACGCCGCAAGAGATTCAAAGTGATGATCACATCCGAGCACCTGCAAAAACCCACGGAAGCTGCGCACTACCTCCAGCAACAAGCAAAACTGAGACTGACTGCTTTAGGGACACATCTACCTCAAATGACCGGCTACAACTTAAGTGTTTCTCAACCGTCCACCTTCAAACATCCGTTTGCCATCGAAAACATCATTGCCAGAGATTACAAAATGCCAGGAAGTCTTGCTTTCTCCACGATGCAGACCATGTCTACGGGTTACCAAATACACAACCAGCTGAGCACAGCTTGGCCCCACATGTACAGCAGTAATGTGATTGACACGATGTCCAGTGCCGAGTATAGTACTGCCTATGGAGTACCGCTTAAATCCTTAAGTCACGGCACACAGAGTTTACCGGCGATCCCTGTACCGATCAAACCCACTCCATCATCGGCTCTCCATGCGCACCTTCCAGCTTTCCTCTCCGGCACTCCACAGTCCCTGAGCCCGACGTCTCCACAGACAGCGACGAGCCAGAGCAGCCCTGTCACACCGTCCCCGACCTCCTTGATCCACTCGGTCGCCGTTCACTGTCAGGAGGTCACttaa